A genomic segment from Peribacillus sp. ACCC06369 encodes:
- the menC gene encoding o-succinylbenzoate synthase, with amino-acid sequence MKIKQVILRHLKLDLLQPFTTSFGTEYNRDFILVEAKSDDGISGWAESVAMLDPLYNEETLKTNWHILEDYLIPIILKNEIRHPDEISEKYFSHIRGNYMAKAALEGAVWDLYAKRQNASLSSVLGGTKKEIEVGVSIGIKDSIDSTLDMIEARLGEGYKRFKLKIKPGWDVELIDKVRKVYPEIPLMADANSAYTLQDLDRLSALDEFNLMMIEQPLAYNDIIDHADLQSRLKTPICLDESIHSLEDARKAIKLGSCKIINIKIGRVGGLTESKKIHDLCLEHEIPLWCGGMLESGIGRAHNIAITSLPNFTLPGDTAASSLYWAEDIIDPEVTVENGMIRVPELPGIGYEPSLEKINKYTIHSQTYNLS; translated from the coding sequence ATGAAAATTAAACAAGTTATTTTGAGGCATCTGAAGCTAGACTTGCTTCAACCTTTTACAACTAGCTTTGGGACGGAATACAATAGGGATTTTATCCTTGTTGAAGCCAAAAGCGATGATGGCATATCCGGATGGGCCGAATCTGTTGCGATGCTCGACCCTCTTTATAATGAAGAAACCCTTAAAACAAACTGGCACATACTCGAAGATTATCTAATTCCAATTATTCTAAAAAACGAAATCCGGCATCCTGATGAAATCTCCGAAAAATATTTTTCTCATATTCGCGGTAATTATATGGCAAAAGCTGCTTTAGAGGGTGCTGTTTGGGATCTGTATGCGAAAAGGCAAAATGCTTCTCTATCGAGTGTGTTAGGTGGAACAAAAAAGGAAATCGAAGTGGGGGTAAGCATCGGAATAAAGGACTCGATTGATTCGACTCTAGATATGATCGAGGCTCGCCTCGGTGAAGGCTACAAGCGTTTTAAACTAAAAATCAAACCGGGCTGGGATGTTGAATTAATAGACAAGGTCCGAAAAGTATATCCTGAAATCCCTCTCATGGCAGATGCAAATTCAGCTTATACCTTACAAGATTTAGACCGGCTATCCGCCTTGGATGAATTTAATTTAATGATGATTGAACAGCCGCTTGCCTATAACGATATCATTGACCATGCAGATTTACAGTCAAGGCTAAAAACACCTATTTGTCTGGATGAAAGCATTCACTCATTAGAGGATGCAAGGAAAGCGATTAAATTAGGCAGCTGTAAAATTATTAATATCAAGATTGGCCGTGTCGGAGGTTTGACTGAATCCAAGAAAATCCATGATTTATGTCTTGAACATGAAATTCCACTTTGGTGTGGGGGGATGCTAGAATCCGGCATCGGAAGAGCGCATAATATCGCAATCACATCCCTGCCAAACTTCACTCTTCCTGGAGATACCGCAGCTTCCTCCCTCTACTGGGCAGAAGATATTATTGACCCTGAAGTTACAGTGGAAAACGGAATGATCAGGGTTCCAGAATTGCCCGGAATTGGCTATGAACCAAGTTTGGAAAAAATTAATAAGTATACTATACATAGTCAAACTTATAATTTAAGTTAG
- a CDS encoding YkvA family protein, with protein sequence MLKEIKTWTRNLKRQIFILYFACKDERVPWYAKVFTACVVAYAFSPIDLIPDFIPILGYLDDVILVPLGIIIALKIIPKTVLNDCECKAEKMMKNGKPKNWIVGSIIVLIWGLILIWAIINIYRLLN encoded by the coding sequence ATGCTTAAGGAAATTAAGACTTGGACGAGAAATTTAAAACGACAGATTTTTATCCTTTACTTTGCTTGTAAAGATGAACGGGTGCCTTGGTATGCAAAAGTGTTTACGGCTTGTGTTGTAGCTTATGCATTCAGTCCGATTGACCTAATACCAGATTTTATACCGATTCTTGGTTACTTAGACGATGTAATTCTCGTGCCATTAGGGATAATTATTGCATTAAAGATAATACCAAAGACTGTTTTAAACGACTGTGAATGTAAGGCAGAAAAAATGATGAAAAACGGTAAGCCAAAGAATTGGATAGTCGGTTCAATAATAGTATTGATTTGGGGCTTAATTTTAATATGGGCAATTATTAATATTTATCGCTTACTCAACTAA
- a CDS encoding Rrf2 family transcriptional regulator: MKYSRATNYALHTMVYLTITPKGKSIGVEQLAKLQELSPTYLSKILTKLVKAGLIESNPGVNGGYSIVRQSHEISFLDVIHAIEGKATLFNCSLEHEVFNNEDCLIENVMIEAEKKMKDELNNRYIIDIAKQIKSTKNHEGL, encoded by the coding sequence ATGAAATATTCAAGAGCCACAAATTATGCTTTACACACAATGGTATATTTAACTATAACTCCAAAGGGAAAGTCTATTGGAGTAGAACAATTAGCCAAATTACAGGAGCTCTCACCAACATACCTTTCTAAGATTTTAACAAAGCTTGTTAAAGCAGGACTAATTGAATCCAATCCTGGTGTTAATGGCGGATATAGTATAGTAAGACAATCTCATGAGATTTCTTTTTTAGATGTAATTCATGCAATCGAAGGTAAGGCAACTTTATTCAATTGTTCATTGGAACATGAGGTTTTTAATAATGAAGATTGTTTAATTGAAAATGTGATGATTGAAGCAGAAAAAAAGATGAAGGATGAACTAAATAATAGATATATTATTGATATTGCTAAACAAATCAAATCAACAAAGAATCATGAAGGTTTATGA
- a CDS encoding aldehyde dehydrogenase family protein, protein MKKKWQLWIGGKWREAKSYEPLYNPHSNEEIAQIGQAEPADAVEAIVEANAAFQKYRSYPAHARAEILFKAAAIMEERSEELAKIISLEAAKTIRNAREEMNRTVQTYRFAAEASKNNYGEQIPMDAAVGGVNRFGFTVRTPIGVVTAITPFNFPFNLVAHKVGPAIAAGNSIVLKPAEQTPLSALVLADIFKEAGLPDGVLNIIPGKGDVLSEALTTHPHVKKVTFTGSVEVGHLIQQQAGFRKLTLELGSNSPFIIDEGVDIDKIIQRSVMGSFTNNGQVCISIQRIYVHKSLYQQFLDRFVSTTKQLVIGPPLEESTNITAVISKKSLERLQSWIDEAVQEGAKIECGGTVEGNVLLPTVLTNVNRDSKVFRFEVFGPIVCIYPFDTLDEAINDANDSRYGLNSGVMTPSIERAFYAAERLETGGVVINDIPTYRIDNMPYGGWKDSGVGREGVKYAMHEMMEQKFISFKISDK, encoded by the coding sequence ATGAAGAAAAAGTGGCAATTGTGGATTGGTGGTAAATGGCGGGAGGCTAAATCATATGAGCCATTATATAATCCCCATTCAAACGAAGAAATTGCACAAATTGGACAGGCTGAACCAGCGGATGCCGTTGAAGCGATTGTTGAGGCCAATGCCGCTTTTCAGAAATACCGATCCTACCCGGCTCATGCACGAGCAGAAATTTTATTTAAAGCTGCAGCAATCATGGAAGAACGCAGTGAAGAACTTGCGAAAATCATTTCTCTAGAGGCGGCGAAAACGATTCGAAATGCTCGTGAAGAAATGAATCGTACGGTTCAGACTTATCGTTTTGCTGCAGAAGCATCAAAGAACAATTATGGAGAACAAATCCCGATGGATGCGGCAGTGGGTGGGGTAAACCGTTTTGGCTTCACGGTTCGCACCCCGATTGGCGTCGTTACAGCGATTACCCCATTTAACTTTCCATTTAATCTGGTAGCCCATAAAGTTGGTCCAGCTATTGCGGCTGGAAATTCGATTGTGTTAAAACCTGCCGAACAAACCCCGTTGAGTGCACTGGTTCTTGCCGATATTTTTAAAGAAGCAGGGTTGCCAGATGGAGTATTGAACATCATACCGGGCAAAGGGGATGTTTTAAGTGAAGCCTTGACGACCCATCCACATGTAAAAAAAGTGACTTTCACAGGCAGTGTAGAGGTCGGACACCTTATCCAGCAGCAGGCAGGCTTCCGTAAGCTTACCCTTGAACTCGGATCCAATTCGCCGTTCATCATTGATGAAGGAGTCGACATCGATAAAATTATTCAAAGAAGTGTGATGGGTTCATTTACGAATAATGGGCAGGTGTGTATCTCGATTCAACGAATTTATGTCCACAAATCACTATATCAACAATTTTTAGATCGATTCGTAAGTACAACAAAACAGCTTGTCATCGGTCCCCCACTGGAGGAAAGTACAAATATTACAGCGGTTATTTCAAAAAAATCATTGGAACGGTTACAAAGTTGGATTGACGAGGCAGTACAGGAAGGAGCAAAAATTGAGTGCGGCGGTACAGTGGAGGGCAATGTACTATTGCCTACCGTCTTAACCAATGTAAATCGTGACTCAAAGGTATTTCGTTTCGAAGTATTTGGTCCAATTGTCTGCATTTACCCATTCGATACGTTGGATGAAGCCATCAATGATGCAAATGATTCGCGCTACGGATTGAATTCAGGAGTGATGACACCGAGTATAGAACGAGCTTTTTATGCGGCGGAACGATTGGAAACAGGTGGAGTCGTAATCAATGATATCCCAACTTATCGGATTGATAATATGCCTTATGGTGGCTGGAAGGACAGCGGTGTTGGCCGAGAAGGCGTCAAATATGCGATGCATGAAATGATGGAGCAAAAGTTTATCAGCTTTAAAATAAGCGACAAATGA
- a CDS encoding acetolactate synthase large subunit produces MKASDLFVRCLENEGVQYIFGIPGEENTDFIDSLISSDIKFILVHHEQAAAFMADIYGRLTGKPGVCLGTLGPGATNLLTGIGSAYLDYSPVVAITGQAGLDRIHKESHQYVDIIGVFNEVTKWNQQIKVPHTIPEIIRKAFKTAVIEKPGAVHIELPEDVAMMDTEGEPLPVTPMPRSRPAEEEIKKAVDLINRAKKPIILAGNGVVRDGAAESLRKFAEEKQIPVVNSFMAKGVLPSNHPLTLFTVGMQARDYVLCGFDLADLIITVGYDFVEYLPKYWNDEAMNPIIHIDARPAEIDAYYPVQAELVGNVTEALEALTTGVAKKELWPEVKKLRSQIIEQFHSSDDVSGSPIIPQRIIADLKRAEKGNAIVISDVGAHKLWIARMYQPEMPNHTIISNGFASMGIAIPGAIAAKLAKPDKPVIAVTGDGGFLMNGVELATAKRLGLAFVIVIFHDSKYGLIEWKQLNKFDRTNAIEFTDPDFLGFAKSFGVKGVKVTHSDELLHALEEAISSQEIVLIDVDVDYSENVKLSKTLGDYICKL; encoded by the coding sequence TTGAAGGCATCTGATTTGTTTGTAAGATGTTTAGAGAATGAAGGGGTTCAGTATATTTTTGGGATACCTGGTGAGGAAAATACAGATTTTATTGATTCTCTAATAAGCTCTGATATTAAATTTATCTTGGTTCATCATGAACAAGCTGCAGCTTTTATGGCAGACATTTATGGCCGGCTAACTGGAAAGCCCGGCGTCTGTTTGGGCACATTGGGACCGGGTGCAACTAATTTATTGACAGGGATAGGAAGTGCTTATCTGGATTATTCCCCTGTTGTTGCGATTACTGGTCAGGCGGGCCTTGATCGAATTCATAAGGAGTCGCATCAATATGTGGACATTATTGGGGTTTTTAATGAAGTAACGAAATGGAATCAACAAATTAAGGTGCCGCATACGATTCCGGAAATTATCCGTAAAGCATTTAAAACTGCTGTCATAGAAAAGCCGGGAGCTGTTCATATAGAACTCCCGGAAGATGTGGCGATGATGGATACAGAAGGTGAACCTCTTCCGGTTACACCAATGCCTAGATCCCGCCCAGCCGAGGAAGAAATCAAAAAAGCCGTCGATTTAATAAATCGTGCTAAAAAGCCTATTATTCTAGCTGGTAATGGCGTAGTCCGCGATGGAGCTGCTGAGTCCTTACGGAAATTTGCAGAAGAGAAGCAAATTCCCGTTGTGAATTCGTTCATGGCCAAGGGAGTTTTACCTTCTAACCATCCATTGACCCTTTTTACAGTAGGGATGCAAGCAAGGGATTATGTTCTATGCGGGTTTGATTTGGCTGATCTTATTATCACCGTCGGCTATGATTTCGTCGAGTATTTGCCAAAGTATTGGAACGATGAGGCAATGAATCCGATTATTCATATTGATGCTCGACCGGCTGAGATTGATGCTTATTACCCCGTTCAAGCTGAGTTGGTCGGGAACGTTACGGAGGCACTTGAAGCCTTGACCACTGGTGTAGCAAAAAAAGAGCTTTGGCCAGAAGTGAAAAAGTTAAGGTCTCAAATCATTGAACAATTTCATTCTTCTGATGATGTATCAGGAAGCCCTATCATCCCTCAGCGAATTATCGCCGATTTGAAAAGGGCGGAAAAGGGTAATGCGATTGTCATTTCGGATGTGGGTGCCCATAAATTATGGATTGCCCGGATGTATCAGCCGGAAATGCCTAATCACACTATCATTTCCAATGGCTTTGCATCGATGGGAATTGCCATTCCCGGCGCAATCGCAGCCAAACTGGCAAAACCTGATAAACCTGTCATTGCGGTTACAGGGGATGGTGGATTTCTGATGAATGGGGTTGAATTGGCAACTGCAAAACGTCTAGGTCTTGCTTTCGTGATAGTCATTTTCCATGATTCAAAATACGGCCTAATTGAGTGGAAGCAATTGAATAAATTTGATCGTACGAATGCGATTGAATTTACAGACCCAGACTTTTTAGGGTTCGCAAAAAGTTTTGGGGTTAAAGGAGTGAAAGTAACCCACTCCGATGAATTGCTTCATGCATTAGAAGAAGCTATTTCGAGTCAGGAAATTGTCTTGATTGATGTGGATGTCGATTATTCGGAAAATGTAAAGCTCTCGAAAACACTAGGTGATTATATTTGTAAATTATAA
- a CDS encoding SgcJ/EcaC family oxidoreductase — protein MQNHELEQVIKNADRAINNEDFDHLMEFYSEDATLIVKPGTFAKGKEEIRRAFVAIADYFNHSLIVNQEKMAIIETGDTALVVAKAQLSANQKDDSEFSMERTATYVFKKDSTGTWRCIIDNSYGAEIIEELK, from the coding sequence ATGCAAAATCATGAACTGGAACAAGTCATAAAAAATGCAGACAGGGCAATAAATAACGAGGATTTCGATCATTTGATGGAATTCTATTCAGAGGATGCAACTTTAATTGTCAAACCTGGAACATTCGCAAAAGGGAAAGAAGAAATACGTCGGGCATTCGTTGCTATCGCTGATTACTTTAATCATAGTTTAATAGTCAATCAAGAAAAGATGGCAATAATCGAAACGGGTGATACGGCATTGGTTGTGGCAAAAGCCCAGCTTAGTGCCAATCAAAAAGACGATTCCGAATTCTCTATGGAAAGAACCGCGACATATGTATTTAAAAAGGATTCCACGGGTACATGGCGCTGTATAATCGACAACTCTTATGGTGCTGAAATAATTGAAGAATTAAAGTAA
- a CDS encoding sulfurtransferase — translation MLIIIFVILVLFTYKLYVPVKDIPCQKNEVQDAILLDIRAFNHKCDDVDKEVLNIPYAYLKRFNEVIPHENIHVIASDKLEVNLGLRFLIGKGIKVTRLVIVFVNR, via the coding sequence TTGCTTATAATAATCTTCGTTATTTTGGTCCTGTTTACGTATAAACTATATGTACCTGTTAAGGACATTCCTTGTCAAAAGAATGAAGTACAGGATGCCATTTTATTGGATATAAGGGCTTTTAATCATAAGTGTGATGATGTCGATAAGGAGGTTTTGAATATTCCTTATGCCTATTTGAAACGTTTTAATGAAGTAATCCCACATGAAAACATTCATGTAATTGCTTCTGATAAATTGGAAGTGAACTTGGGGCTGCGCTTCTTAATTGGCAAAGGAATTAAGGTAACCAGATTAGTGATTGTCTTTGTAAATAGATAG
- a CDS encoding metal-sensitive transcriptional regulator: protein MEYDKSVINRLKRIEGQIKGVLGMMEQGKDCREIVIQLSASRNAIDRTKGVIVSDNLEKCVRENVEKGEGTEHLVNEAVELLIKSR, encoded by the coding sequence ATGGAATATGATAAAAGCGTCATTAATCGCTTGAAGCGGATTGAAGGACAAATTAAAGGTGTTCTTGGAATGATGGAGCAGGGGAAAGATTGTAGGGAAATCGTCATTCAGTTATCTGCTTCACGTAATGCCATCGACAGGACCAAGGGCGTTATTGTAAGTGACAATCTTGAGAAATGCGTTCGGGAAAACGTCGAGAAAGGCGAAGGCACTGAACATCTAGTCAATGAAGCGGTTGAGTTACTGATTAAAAGCAGGTAA